One Triticum dicoccoides isolate Atlit2015 ecotype Zavitan chromosome 3B, WEW_v2.0, whole genome shotgun sequence genomic window, CAAATTCTCTGCTGGGCATCGTCGCCTGCCCATACCAAATGGCATAGCCATATTACCTTCACCCTTTTCACCCTCAAACCTATGAAAATAATGAACAAAAAAGTAAGGTCTATGCTACTCAAATAAGCATTTCCAGGAACCAAATAAACAGTGAATGCATGGTTTCATACTCAGTACCTTTCTGGAATAAAGTTTGTTGGTTTATCCCATATCTTGGGATCCCTGTGTATTGCAGATGTGTTCACAAGAAGCATTGTCCCCTTGGGAATATAAAATCCACCGACGGTGCAGTCAATAGAAGATTCATGAGGAACAAGAAGTGGTGTTGGTGGATGCAGACGAAGCGTCTCCATGATTATGCAACGAAGGTATTGTAACTTCAGGAGATCGGCCGCCTCAATTAGGCGTATTGGTTTCCCTATGTAGGAATCAATCTCATCACGAACTTTGACCATCACCTTAGGGTTATTCAGCATGAGGGACATTGCCCACTCAACTGTATCTGCAGAAGTAGATGATCCAGCTTCGAGGGCGCTCTTCAATGACAGAAGAATGACACAGCATAGGTAGAATATTATACACACACGAAAAAAAAGTACTATTCCAATGATGAATTTTTTTATAAACATAATTTTTATAAAGGTTCAATGACAAGCACAAAATCTAGTAAAATAAACATGGCTACACCATACATTTGATTAACTAGGGGAAAAGGAAATTCACCATAAGGTTTGCTATTTCTGTTGAGAAAACATGAATGTGACTAATAAATTCGGGTTGCGATATTTATATACAGAACCCATGCCACAAGTCCAGTTTATGCTATGAAGATAATTGTTTCTGATACTGATAAGGCTGTGACCAATGTCCCCTTGATAATTAAGCTTCATCTCTTGATCGAAGGTACCCAACCCTCCGCTATATGGTGTAGAGCACCATCCACATGACAACCATGCCCTAGATGCGCGCATTGTAACAGGGGAAAACAACTATTGGAATGTGACTTACAATGAGATGTGTGGATCGACAAGATAGGCAATGAGCTAGGAAAGGAACAACAACATATAGAAAAGGGGAGTGGGAGTAAGAAGATGCAAATGGAAAGTGAGCCCCACATGCATTTGTATAGCATATGTAGATCCAACAACAAAACATACCTTCATCATTGGAAATGTTTTTATGCGGCACGGTATCTAGAAAAAATTCTAAGATTTTAGATCATCTTTTAGCAAAAAGTGGTTTTCTGGATTTTACTATTTATGCACACAAGCAAATTATGCCTAGTTTTTTATACTGGAGCCGGCAACCAAATTGTGAGGTTATTACACCACTCCGATCAGTGGCAGGAATATTCCAAACAAGTTGGTGTCAATTATGTACGTTTCCAGGTTTACAGGGTTTCTACAAGAAACACCTCGTTTTGTGGGTAAACTGGTGTTCGAATACCTTTTGACTGGTTTCAATTTAGATAGCGGTTTGAAATAAACCTGCCTAGGCTTAGACTTTCTTCCATATAATATGACTGTAACTTGTACTTGAACCCGTGAGGTTTTGTGCACTATCACCTACGGGGAATCAGCTACACGTGGAACATGTACTAATAACAATTGAAACTAAGTTCTGATGACACGTAATGAGCATTGTAATGGCATCCTTCACTGTTAAATATCTAGTACTACACACCTAAGGGGAACTTGATCCAGATCTTAAGGCCTTAGTTTAAATTATATGGACCCCTTTGCAGTACCATCGTCCAAATATGCCACTGAAATATTTCTGAAATTATAAGTGAATACTCACGATGCACAAAGCTCGGATAAGCTGGTCTGGGCAATCCTCTGGGTCCTTGTGTTGCAGGGCCAACAGTGCCCCAATCATCGTCCTCCCTGTTGTCGtgccctcctccatcttctttctctcATCCTCGATAAGTCCCTGCACGAACTTGGTTCTACTCTCTCGGAGCCGCCACAACCGTCTCCCGAACCCGCCGATGTCCAGCCACCGCACCAGTGTTGGTATGTAGTCCCACACCGTCGACGCACCAATTAGTGTCATCGTCTCCTCTACCATCGTCCTAAACCACTGGACCTCATCTGTCACCTCCAATATCTCCTCGCCATCGCTACACAAAACTCCAATCAGTTACAAAATCAAGTCGCTTTATATAAAATTACTGTAACCAAATGTAGTGAATAGTTATTGTCCATAATTTTTGAATATTTTGATAGTAAACATGAAAACAACATGGGCACATTTACCAAAATACTTTATTACTATCTAGACAACAATATGAACATAACAGGAGTGGTGATTCAAAATCATCTTATTTGGAGCTAACTTTGAACCATACTGATTTTTTTTTGTGTTCCTACTGCAAACAGTTTGATTAATTAATCTAGTTTCTAAGGCAACAAGAACCATGGTGTTTGGAGCCTCGAGGATGAAGTTACGAACATTAGTATATAGATTGCTTAATGCtcgtcacccagggtgcagaatacaaCTCGGCTTAAATTGTTGTCGCTCAGATCCCGTGCTCTAGAACTCAGCGTAGAATAAAGCACCCCGTATCGACATATTTTCTGTAGTGATCTATCTTTTTTAAAAATCAAAGTGATCTATCTTTTTTCTTAGTGCATCTCACCAGGATCAAGGCAAGGACTACAAAACTAGATTTCGTTTAGTAAATATAAGATGGCACACTAGAAAAGTTTGTAAAACCATAAGAACAGTTTCTGTTGAGTTTTTATAGTAGTGAGCAGTACATCGCGATATTTTGTATGCTATGTATGGTCGGAGATAGTGGAGTATGTCGTATGCATCCATGGTGTGCCGGCGGCCTTTCTATGCCGACGATTGCCATCAGCATGTATGATGGTGTGCTGATGGCTTTTCTTTGCTGACGATTCTccaggccgtcggcatacatcCATCTATGCCGATGGCCCCGAcaaaaagccgtcggcatagaataATCCGTCGGCATAGCTAGTTATTACGGTAGTGATGTAAATTGAGTGATCTTACGTACGTCCCATAGTATGTCCTCGCGCAAATCATGCTCGTCATTACGTTCATGAGCATCTCGAAGAGCCGCGACTTGAGCTCAACCCGCGCACGACCACCGGCAGCCGAGCGGTAGAGGCGCCGCGCCATGGACCGCGCCATCTGCATGTGGACGTCGGCGTACTGCTGCACCCTGTGCGCCGATAGGAGCTCAGTGACGCCGATGCGGCGGATGTGGCGCCAGTAGTCCCCGTAGCTGGCGGTGCCCATGGTGCTCCAGTCATAGGAGAGGATCTTGCCGGTCGGCAGCTGCGGCCTATTGGCAAACACGATGTCGTGCACGCCGAGACACTCCTCAGCGGCTTGGGCGGAGGACACGACGACGACGTTCTTGGCGCCGAACCGCAGGCGGAAGACGGCACCGTAGCGGGTGGCGAGGCGTGTGAGGCGGCGATGGAGGGGGCCCCTGAAGAGGTAGAGGTGGCCGATGATGGGGAGAGCGGGAGGCCCTGGCGGCTGCGGCTGGCTTTGGTTAGTCCTGGGCCTTAGGGCTTGTACTACCAGTGTGAATAGGAGGAGCAGGAGAGTGATGACGAAAacgaagatcgtgttcattgtgtcTATGGTGCACTTAATTTGTGTGCATCAGCAGGTAGGACGCGGCCTGGCATTTATACCCAGAAATCACAGATAATTTAATCGGGAAACAAAGATGGTCGGCTGTAGTGTAGCGCTAGCTAACAGTGTCGCAGATAATTTAATCACTGATATTTTGGGACTCCAGGCAATCATCAAGCTACGAGACAAATCAACATCAATAATTCAACCAAAGGATAATGTATTGGAGAAACCCTCTGAACCAGCAAACATAGCCCACATTAGTCCAGCCATCTCACTATTATTGGCATACCGTCGATGCACCAATTAGTTTTTTCTTAAGAAAAGGAGGACATACCCGGCCTCTGCAtttggacgatgcatgcagccatattattaattattcacaaagatcatacaaggtgatacatcaataagcctaaagccaccatcttggcaacagcgttgctactcctatccccttgatgaaggcGTGTCGAATGTCCGGGCCTAATACTAAACAGACATCGCACAAAAGCCTAACATTTAAAGTCAGGTGTCTCATCCAAGCCACTACCTGGATTGGGTCCCACACCGGTTTGGCACACTCCCAGTGAGCACCGCACGCTGCAAGGCCCGTCGCCTCCATCATCCCCCCGTCCATCCTCAGAGTAGAACTGAAgcaccgaccttgccaggcctctaCCATCTGCGTGAGTCCATCTCCTCGCAtcagacgccgagtctccacaacgccacgccgccgagatccgacACCATCAATGTgcaagatgaagcaccgctccaccaaagtcgCCGTCCTCCGGTCCCTCGAGCCCGcgtgcacctccaagaatgacgcacccaagggggaaacgacaccaaagagccgccgtcatccgatctattGATCTAGGGTTCTctcggaggtagcagagagtggccttgaacttctccccGACGATGActtcaggaagggaacgacacagacaaCGTCGCCATCACCGGCCTTGGCAATAGACAatagcaggttttcacccagatctgatCGAAGACCTCCATCTCTCGTGGACGGGTCGCCGTCATCCTTGCCCGGATATGGATAATCCAGGCCATTGCTGCCAGATCTCAGCAAGGAGAAGTCTCCCCACCGAGACCCACTGGTCGAGCAGGGGAGGCCGAGACCGCGTCCGCAGGACCAGATCCGCGATGGATccgtgcccgcgccgccgccccggagcCAACCCCGCGCGCAGCCGCCACGGCCCGGTCGCCCACTCGCGCCGCCGTCTGGCCGCTGCGCCCTCGCCGCATCAACATCAagactcctccgcgccgccgcatCTTGCGCTACAGCCGCACGCCGGGAGGAGaagaaggccccgccgccgccgacgcacaCCGGGCTTCACCTGGCGGCGCCTTCTAAAGGCGGCGAGGGGAGAGGATGGTGTAGGAGGCGGGCGCGGGGTGGGGGCTAGGGTTTTCCCGCCGCCGCCCGTGAGAGCGACGCGAGGGATCGTCTCCTCCACCATCATGCTAAATCACTGGACCTCTTCTGTGACCTCCATTGCTACAAAAAATCGCTATTCAGTAACAAAAAGCATGTCTCTTTTATAtccacaaaaaaaaggaaaaagcatGTCTCTTTATATCACGTACTAGAAGCAAATGTTCTATAGTCCCTCCGACCATATTAATTTGACACCGCTTTAGTATGGGGGGACTATAATTCTTTAAACATTTAGGTAGCAAACATGAAAACAACACATTTGCCTCGAACTTTTTCGTGTTTATACTGCAAATGGTTTGATTAGTTAGAGAATCCGTCACTAAAAAACAAATGCAGATTTGGAGGGGTGTGCGCGCGCTACGGGGGGCAGGTAGGATGTGACGTGCTATTTATACCAAGAAATTACATCTTGATCCATGACGACTGTAGAAGTTTTTTTAGTATAACTTCCGATCTATCCATCAATTGTCGAGATAGTACAAACAACaccaaaagtaaaaaaataaatacatttaggtcctagcgacgactacaagcacgccGTCATCGCCCATCTCTCATCGGagtcgggcaaaccttgttgtaataGACAACCAGGaaatcgtcgtgctaaggccccataggaccagctcaCCAGAACAGCAACCAGCGCCCGTAAAGAGAAACATAGATCGAAGAGATCCaacatgtagacacacaaaaacatATGAACGAAAACCGGATCCATGTGGATCCATCGAAGACAAACGCCGACCGGATCACATAAGATCCGCCGGAGGCAAATCTCCACACGCCCTCCCACGATGCTAGAAGCACCACCGAAACGGGGGCTAGGTGCGGATGACCTTATTCCATCTACAGCGAGCAGTCTCCGCCTCACATCTCCGAGTAGAATACAATCCTTAATAAAACTCACAAAAATATcagaaaacggagccctcccgccgacaAGGGATGGGGTCCACCGCGCCTCGTGACGTGGGTTTCAACGGGCATATGATCCAATCTGATGACTGTAGAAGCTGGGTGCTCCAGAAAAATCAACATTATTGATGATAATTTATCCATAGGATAATGTACGAGTTAAAATACATCTTGATTCATGACGACCCTAGAATCTGAGGGCTCCATGCATCTTGCTCAGGATAAATACAAATTAATGATATgtcaataaataaataaagtacaagCAACCTGTCCTTTTGtttatttctttctgtttttttaggggagggACACTTCGCCCCGCTGTGGGAAACGTTGCACCGTGGGACATCACAATCTAAAAACAAAACCCCAAAATTGCTACTAGTATCACGCTGGTGTTAAAATAACTTTGATTGTCAGGACCCTCCTAGATTGCAGTTGTCTTGATTAAACAACCGGCTATCCTCTGATGCCTTGAAAATACGGCATCATTTATGGCATAATCTCAATGACAAATGCCCTCATATGCCCCTCGACCGGCTTGGATTCCATTGTAAATATTACATAACACAGTTAAGGGCTAGTTTGGCAGCAAAGTTTTAGAAAATTGTGGTAATTCGAAACCACGGTATTCTCATAGGTGGGCGAGGAATACTACAGTTTCTTAAAACCAATATTTATCTCAGTTTTACATGTGTTTGGCTGGTGTTGTTTTATCAAAGTTTTGACCCTAGTATTTAGCGTGGATGACTGAGTAATTAGCGGTTGTTAACAGCGGCCGGCGACATGCAGCCGCCATGCACACATCCGCTCGATCTATAGATGCTAGGATCCGTAGAATATGTCTATCCCTTGGTGAGCTTGATTCGCTCATGGTGAAGAGAACAGATAGAGACTAGCACGTGGTAAACAAATCTAACTCAATCGGTCTAGGAGATATAATACATGTTGTTCACCATACACTAACAGAAAGAGGAAAAGGATAGCTGCTGGATACTGTTATCTCGAGTAGACGACAATGCCAACTGCGATCGATCTTTTCTCTCCGCTCTGTCTAGAAAAAAAGAGGTCAGGACCTCTTTTCCAGATACTTCAAAAAGACCATGGTTTCGGGCAGTGGCGGAGCCACCGTTGTATCGTTGGGTGCAGTTGAACCCAACGAAACCTGGTAGCTACATACGTATCGGCAGGTACTTTGTACGCCTGAACCCAGTAAAAAGATTAGACTGACCCCATCAATCTCGTGAACTGCCTTGGTGGATAGGCTAAAAGGGCCCAAAGGCCCATAAGTAAATTGCCTCGGTGCCCACAACTACGCAGGTCCGGTCTCTCCATCGTGAACTGTACTCGTACGATTCCTAGGCAGCCGCCGCCACACCTTTACTCGTCCAATTCGCCAATTCACCTCTGGCCTCTCTCCTCTCGATCTCTTCTGTTCGTTCATCGATCCATCATCGGACCCCAGCGGCAAGCCGTCAATTTAATTCCATATTGAAGGTACAGACTAGTGAGATCGCACGGTCACACCTTTCCTCTTGTGTATGTTCTGTCTAGCATAATACTCTAGTGTGACAATATTTTTGCCCTAGTTTGCTAATGTAAATCACGGATTTTGATTGATCTAGACCATGGAACAATATTTTTCAAAGACAAATCGATCACCACATCAAGACAAAGATGCAGACATGTTAAGATGACCTGTTAGATGTAGGCAAAATTGATCAAATATGCCATTGCGAGTAGTCTTCTCACACCTTGGAGAAATTAATTTATATCAGTTGCCTAATGATCCGACGGATTGGCAGAGAATTTCGTAATACACAACTAAACCCCAGGAGCAAGTTGAGATTACACGCAAATATTTAACTGCAGGAATTAGAAGCCACCGGCTAAGTTTGATTATCACAGAAAAATTTGAAGATACTCAACGGTGATTTAATGATGTCAAAGAAAAACCGCGCAATAAAATGGGTAACTTGCTATGGGAAGAAATACATGTTTTCTACCATTGGTAATGATTCAGTGTTTGGTCTTTTTAAGATAATGAGACAAATAAAAAGGAGACACTCTAAAATATGAGcaactttccttttttttcttggcTCGATGGTACTTATATTAAACTGGTCAAACTAACTTATCTTGTTTTTACTCTTTTCAGAAAGACGAGGAGCTACACCGAGCTATGAAATTATTTCGGTACTACTTTATTTATAGTATCTGAACAAGTGGTTTTAGAATTTCATCCAACTGGTATGTTTTATACTCTTCAACTATTATTAAcataacaaaatatgtagtacgcaCTATCATTTTTCTATTTGTTCTATTATTTTGGGTGCTGTAAAATGGAGTAAAAATAGCTTTTACGCTTAACTAATTCGTATCAAATCCTCACTAGTCAACAAGTGAACCCAATGACTAAATTTTCTGACTCCGCCCCTGGTTTCGGGGATACCGTGGTTTACAAAACTTTAGTTTTTGCTGAAGCCAAGCGCATCAAAATATTCAAAACCATGGTTTTTTCAGAAACAGCGGTATTGCCAGAAAACTTAAAAAAAAAACTTTGCTACCAAACGCAGCCTAAGTCACGTTTAGCACTTGAGAATTGTGTATTCTGCTTCTATATCATATTCCTATTAGTTTTCgttcattttcatgccaaaaaggtCAGATGGTCAGGTTCGTTCAGTGGATGAGCCATTTCCGTCAATTACAAGACACCTGtcgtgacttcgtcaatctcaatgtGTGATGTCGGCTCAATATCTTGGAGGTACTCATACGGGTAGGGCATGCGTGCGTGCGTCCATAGGAATGAGTGTATGTGCCTATATATGGGCATATATGATTTTACCGTGTTCAAAAAGAAGAAGTTGGAAAGCAAATCGGAATCCATCAAGAGGAGTTTTGGATCCCACAAATGGTGCTTGACGCTTTGGTCAAAGATTTGGGGATCTTAATTACCTCAAATGCAACAACCTACAATTGAGAAGTTATAAAATTATTGTAACATGgcatgagtacttcataaattaAAGATACATTGCCTAGCTTACAATTTGAATTAGATTTATAATCATCAAATAACCCCAGGTGACTTCTCCACCAGTTGGATCCCTGTAACTTAGAACCTGGCAGTGACTGAGAATAATACTTCTCCCAAATAACTTGAACCCAAGGAAGGGGTTCCTCGTTAAGAAACTTCTGCACAATTTTCATCATTAGGGCCTTATTGTGCAGACTCACATACAATATTCCAAGACCTCCTTGTTTTCTTGGTCTACAAACTTTATCATAGGCAATTACTGCAGGGCCAGCCACCAACTCTCCATATTTTCTCCACAGGAAATTCCTGAGATATTTGTTAATCCGGTTAGTGGTTGAAGCACGCAGAAGCGGAATGCTCATGAAATAGATTGCTAAAGCAGATAAAACATATTTGATTAAAAGACCTCTTCCTGCATATTTATAGGGATCATaactgatttgtggtagtttatttTTAGCCCAGTTTGATCGGAAAATGCTTCAATAGATTGTTCACTTGCTCCACTTGAATTAGACTAGCAGGCAGAATTAGGACTGTCATCTGCATACTGTATGATAGGAAAATCGAGGTTTGAGCTTGATTCAGTTGGGTCCTTTATTAGTCTTGCCCTCATTGCCTTATTTAGAATTGTctgtaagagatcaacagcaacacAAAGATGAGAGGTGGTAAAGGATCTCCTTGTCTCACCCCTCTTTCAGAATTGAACTGTTTTCCAGTCACTCCATTTAACAGCACAGAAGAGACCCCTGAAGAAAAATCATCTTGATCCACATAATCCATCTAACCTCTTACCTTAAGGATTTCCAGTATTGTGTTATGCTCAATCATATCAAATGCCTTTTCAAAGTCTAGCTTCAACAAGACCATTTGCTTTTTGGACTGCTGGCAGGGATGAATATATTCAAATGCCCAAGCTAAACAATCTTGGATGTCTATTTTTCTGAAATCCATATTCGTTAGTGTGGACAAGCTTCAGAATAATTTTCTGCAGTCGGTTTGACAACTTTGTGATGATTTTAATTCTGCAGTTTAACAATGAAATGGGACTGAAGTCCACATGCAGTTGTGGATTTCCAATCTTTGGCACTAGGTGATGAATGACCCATTTATAGATGGAAGATCAATGGCACCATGGTAGAAATCATCAATGAGAGCATAAAATTCTTCTGCAATGATACTCCAGCAGGATTTGATGAAATTGCCATTGAAGTCATCAGGGCGAGGAGATTTGTCAGAGGGAGCTCTTTAATCACATTCTTTTGAAAAAGGGATTTCCAGCTCAGAAAGAGAAATATCAGCTGGGAAGATTTCTTCCTTTAAAGGCTCTAGAAGTGGTAAAAAATCTCAGTTTTTCTAGCTGTTCCCATTCTTCCTTTAAAGGCTCTACAAAGAATAGCAGCTTTATCCTGATCGTCTGTGTGCTCATTTCAATTTTCATCCTTTAACCACCGGGTTTGATTGTGTCTTTATTTGATAGTTGTGTTtgcttgaaaaaaaaaatcaatgtTCTCATCTCCCAACTTAACCCATTTGATAGTTTCTCTTTGCTTCGAGTAGGCATTCTGATAGGAGAGGAGATTAATCAAATGATTTTTAAGGATATTTCTTCCATTCCATTCCTCAATAGAAAGGGGTCTATGCTCCTCCAAAATATCAAACAAGAGGATCTGATCATTTGAGTTTTTAATGAGCATGGCCAGCTGAGAAATATTTTTTTGCCCATAGTTTCAGTTCCTTTCTCATTCTTTTAAATTTTACAGTAACTCTCTTAGCACTATTATGTTCAGAAACTCCTTGATCTCAAATAGATTTTACAGTGtctttaaaatcaggaagttgtagCCAAAACATCCTATGAACAATTTTTTGTAATGTTGAACCAGTGAGAGAGCCTCTCAttgtgtgtgagggagtcctggattagggggtgtccggatggccggactatgacctttggccagactatgaagatacaagattgaagacttcatcccgtgtccggataggactttccttggcgtggaaggcaagcttggcgattcgatatgaagatctcctcccattgtaaccgactctgtgtaaccctagccctctccggtgtctatataaaccggagtgttttagtccataggacgaacaacaatcataccataggctagcttctagggtttagcctctctgatctcgtggtagatcaactcttgtactacccatatcatcaatattaatcaagcaggagtagggttttacctccatcgagagggcccgaacctggtaaaaatatcgtgccccttgtctcctgttagcatccgcctagacgcacagttcgggaccccctacccgagatccgccggttttgacaccgacattagtgctttcattgagagttcctctgtgtcgtcacctttaggcccgttgGCTTCTTCGATcaacaaccacgacgcggtccagggtgagacttttctcctcggacagatcttcgtattcggcggcttcgcactgcgggccaattcgcttggccatctggagcagatcgaaaggtacgcccctggccatcaggtcagatttggaagcttaaactacacggccgacatccgcggggacttgatcttcaacggattcgagccacggccgagcgcgccgcactgtcacgctgaacatgatctagctctgccgtcggacagtgcccagagcatcgctcaggtgtccgctccgacccttagctcggagccgaccatgccagtcggggacggacggttggacgccgccccaggagccgcaatctctacggcgatcaagccgGATACcggcctagtcctttgtgaggcctgtgactccaaggtgccggactcctttccggactctgaatctcccgcacccctttcgatcgagcccgattgggctccgatcatggagttcaccgccgcggacgtctttcagcactcgccctttggcgacatcctgaattcactaaagtctctctctttgtcagaagagccctggccggactatggtcagcaaggttgggatgcggacgacgaagaaattcgaaacccacccaccacccacttcgtagccactgtcgacgatctaaccgacatgctcaactttgactccaaagacatcgacggtatggacgccgatgaaggagacgaccaagaaccagcacctatagggcactggaaagccacctcgtcatatgacatatacatggtggacacccctaaagcagggGATGACGacgaaaaaacggaggacgacccctccaagaagcaacccaagcgccgacgtcagcggcgccgctctaaatcccgccaaagaaaaaacggcgagtccggcactggagacaacaacaccccggacagtgccgaagacaaccccctctagcaggattcagcgcaggaggacggagaagccaaccctcatgagagagcggcagacagggaggtcgaggacgaaaattatatgcctccctccgaagacgaggcaagcctcgacgaagacgaatttgtcgtgccagaggatcccgtcgaacaagagcgtttcaaacgcaggcttatagccacggcaagcagcctcaagaaaaaatagcagcagctcagagctgaccaagatttactagccgacagatggactgaagtcctggcggccgaagagtataaactcgaacgcccctccaagagctacccaaagcgcaggctgctaccccaactagaggaggaagcaactaaacctacatcaccagcgtatgatgcgcccgatcggccaccccgtggccgcgacagagaggcctttcggccctcaactcaagccgcaccctggcgctgctccaaaaataccagagcacggggaaatgcaatagacccgcgagacatattggaggataaggcaaggcaaacaagatcgatctacggatcgcgtgggcgccccacgtcacgtgacgaaaACCATCACGCTGGATATGACAAATACGGACAGgctgaacacaacagacaaagctcatccgagctacatcgcgatatagcctagtataggggcgccgcacacccactatgcttcacagacgaagtaatggatcatcaaatcctcgagggtttcaaacccgtaaacattgaatcatacgatggcacaacagatcttgcggtatggatcgaggattatctccttcatatccacatggcccgtggtgatgatctacacgccatcaaatacctcccgctcaagcttaaaggaccagcttgacattggcttaatagcctgccagcagagtcaattaattgctgggaggacctggaatccgcattccttgacaacttccagggcacttatgtgcgaccaccagacgccgatgacctaagccacataatccagcagcc contains:
- the LOC119278867 gene encoding cytochrome P450 81Q32-like, with amino-acid sequence MNTIFVFVITLLLLLFTLVVQALRPRTNQSQPQPPGPPALPIIGHLYLFRGPLHRRLTRLATRYGAVFRLRFGAKNVVVVSSAQAAEECLGVHDIVFANRPQLPTGKILSYDWSTMGTASYGDYWRHIRRIGVTELLSAHRVQQYADVHMQMARSMARRLYRSAAGGRARVELKSRLFEMLMNVMTSMICARTYYGTDGEEILEVTDEVQWFRTMVEETMTLIGASTVWDYIPTLVRWLDIGGFGRRLWRLRESRTKFVQGLIEDERKKMEEGTTTGRTMIGALLALQHKDPEDCPDQLIRALCISALEAGSSTSADTVEWAMSLMLNNPKVMVKVRDEIDSYIGKPIRLIEAADLLKLQYLRCIIMETLRLHPPTPLLVPHESSIDCTVGGFYIPKGTMLLVNTSAIHRDPKIWDKPTNFIPERFEGEKGEGNMAMPFGMGRRRCPAENLGMQMVGLALGTMIQCFEWERVGEELVDMTDGFGLTAPRAVPLEAFYKPRQSMITLLSEI